One Calditrichia bacterium DNA window includes the following coding sequences:
- a CDS encoding T9SS type A sorting domain-containing protein: MKRMLLFLLMLFPASMMFGQTYWERLPAPNGAIEVNCFTEDVANSRFYAGCVLGRGIYTSSDNGASWSLKANGLPVNCDVRDLGVDNSGAVYATINSEASKKVYKSADFGDSWTELFSSPESGTSFFVTANGTLIVYSDAQTGGSGVHQSTDGGATWTKISEGLPSYDVFIFTYYYPITGFTEDNSGNLYASVRSNNNESSGVYKSTDGGATWTRSSEGMLADRNTYGVVTGADGLYAGVKNRVYKSTDGAATWANTDSLPMSPSTNILKLACNATGEVFASTTSGTFKAGTGGSGWASINNFFSYAKDFDILNDGSFVSCGLGNGLDGGMYRSTDAGATWELMNNGINNTVTYALEATPDGRILNGVIGHVDVSNDNGLTFDRVELPIGNIIRDINSNASGAIVACSGDGIATSQDGGATWTQTHAGDFYCFTTNADGSFLASGTVGLSPEIFKSTDNGQTWSVYGNVGGSARALFETSTGTVLAGNYNSGIFRSTDDGATWTKTYDVNITVLDFAEAADGTIYTITLLGLLKSTDGGATWEDVNTGIFHQYSALIIKGGSMFLGTSDGLYLSTDNAASWTSHKEGLLYTYLAYLTLANDGYLYGAGGAGIYKSSQAVVTGIGDFAGELPEGFALAQNYPNPFNPNTTITFNLPQNGRSGLGLVELKIFDLLGKEVKTLISQPMAAGFHSVQWNGDNNTGQSVTSGVYLYRLSAGELVATQKMMLLR; encoded by the coding sequence ATGAAACGGATGTTATTGTTTTTGTTGATGTTATTTCCTGCTTCGATGATGTTTGGGCAGACGTATTGGGAACGGCTACCCGCGCCGAACGGTGCCATCGAAGTCAATTGTTTTACCGAAGATGTTGCCAACAGCCGGTTTTACGCGGGCTGTGTGCTGGGCAGGGGGATTTATACATCGTCGGACAACGGCGCAAGTTGGTCGCTGAAAGCCAATGGTTTGCCAGTTAATTGCGATGTCCGAGATCTCGGGGTTGATAATTCTGGTGCTGTTTACGCAACCATAAATAGCGAGGCTTCCAAAAAAGTGTACAAATCCGCCGATTTTGGCGATTCGTGGACAGAGTTGTTCAGCAGCCCGGAAAGCGGCACCAGTTTTTTTGTAACCGCAAACGGCACTCTCATCGTGTATTCAGATGCGCAGACCGGCGGATCCGGTGTTCACCAATCCACAGATGGCGGCGCAACCTGGACCAAAATCAGCGAAGGATTGCCCAGTTATGATGTTTTTATTTTTACCTATTACTACCCGATTACAGGATTTACCGAAGACAATTCCGGTAATTTGTATGCATCGGTTCGCTCAAATAACAACGAATCCTCCGGCGTTTACAAATCCACCGACGGCGGCGCAACCTGGACACGTTCCAGCGAAGGCATGCTGGCAGACAGAAACACTTACGGTGTTGTAACCGGTGCAGACGGGCTGTATGCCGGTGTCAAAAATCGCGTTTACAAAAGCACAGATGGCGCCGCAACCTGGGCAAACACCGACTCTTTGCCGATGTCCCCTTCAACGAATATCCTAAAGCTGGCTTGCAACGCAACCGGCGAGGTATTTGCCTCCACCACCAGCGGCACATTTAAAGCTGGCACGGGCGGAAGCGGATGGGCATCGATCAACAACTTTTTTTCGTATGCCAAAGATTTTGATATTCTGAATGACGGTTCATTTGTATCGTGCGGATTGGGCAACGGGCTGGATGGCGGGATGTATCGCTCAACGGATGCCGGTGCAACCTGGGAATTGATGAATAACGGCATCAACAATACGGTCACTTACGCATTGGAAGCAACCCCGGACGGACGCATTCTCAACGGGGTGATCGGGCATGTTGATGTTTCGAATGACAATGGTTTGACATTTGATCGCGTTGAGCTGCCGATTGGCAATATTATCCGCGATATCAATTCAAACGCATCCGGTGCAATCGTTGCATGTTCGGGGGATGGAATTGCAACATCACAGGATGGCGGTGCTACCTGGACGCAAACCCATGCCGGTGATTTTTATTGCTTTACGACGAATGCAGACGGCAGTTTTTTGGCAAGCGGTACTGTCGGATTATCACCGGAAATTTTTAAATCAACCGACAACGGACAAACCTGGTCGGTTTATGGCAATGTCGGCGGCAGTGCCAGAGCGCTGTTTGAAACCTCCACCGGAACAGTACTTGCCGGCAATTATAACTCCGGCATCTTTCGATCCACAGACGATGGTGCAACCTGGACGAAAACCTACGATGTAAACATCACCGTACTGGATTTTGCGGAAGCGGCTGACGGCACCATTTACACGATTACATTGCTCGGACTGTTGAAGTCAACGGACGGTGGCGCAACCTGGGAAGACGTAAACACCGGTATTTTCCATCAATATTCAGCGTTGATTATCAAGGGCGGCAGCATGTTTTTGGGCACATCCGACGGGCTGTATCTGTCGACAGACAATGCCGCAAGTTGGACAAGCCACAAAGAAGGTTTGCTCTACACCTACCTCGCGTATTTGACTCTTGCAAATGACGGTTATTTATACGGCGCCGGCGGTGCGGGCATTTATAAAAGTTCGCAAGCTGTCGTCACTGGTATTGGCGATTTTGCCGGCGAACTGCCTGAAGGCTTTGCGCTAGCGCAGAACTACCCGAATCCGTTTAACCCGAACACAACCATCACATTCAATTTGCCGCAGAACGGGCGTTCCGGACTTGGATTGGTAGAATTGAAAATTTTTGATTTGCTCGGAAAAGAAGTGAAAACGCTCATCAGTCAACCGATGGCTGCCGGATTCCACAGCGTGCAGTGGAACGGCGATAACAACACCGGGCAATCGGTTACCAGCGGCGTTTATCTCTACCGTTTGAGCGCCGGTGAGTTGGTTGCAACCCAAAAAATGATGTTACTCCGATAG